One window of the Streptococcus parasanguinis ATCC 15912 genome contains the following:
- a CDS encoding histidine phosphatase family protein encodes MKLYFIRHGRTEWNEEGRFQGSNGDSPLLPASIHQLEKLGKHLATVPFDAVFASDLPRTVHTAQIILDQLETPLELQATPALREWNLGKLEGAKISTISAIYPQQMDAFRHNLARFQNEIFDAESVYETTKRTCDFVKSLKGKELDTVLIVGHGANLTASIRTLLGYETGELRKNGGLDNASVTILTTDDFEHYHLDTWNDTSYMED; translated from the coding sequence GTGAAACTATATTTTATTCGACACGGACGGACAGAATGGAATGAAGAGGGACGTTTTCAGGGATCAAACGGCGATTCTCCGTTGTTACCAGCCTCCATTCATCAGCTTGAAAAATTAGGAAAGCACCTGGCTACTGTTCCTTTTGATGCAGTATTTGCAAGTGATCTGCCACGAACAGTCCATACCGCACAGATCATCCTCGATCAATTGGAGACACCTCTAGAATTGCAAGCAACGCCTGCTCTACGTGAGTGGAATTTGGGAAAACTGGAAGGGGCTAAAATTTCTACCATTTCAGCTATCTATCCCCAACAAATGGATGCCTTTCGCCATAACCTCGCTCGCTTTCAAAATGAAATCTTTGATGCAGAATCAGTCTATGAAACGACTAAACGTACCTGTGATTTTGTAAAAAGCCTGAAAGGAAAAGAGCTCGATACTGTTCTCATCGTTGGACACGGAGCTAATTTGACAGCTTCTATTCGAACCTTGCTTGGTTATGAAACAGGAGAACTCCGCAAAAATGGCGGACTAGACAATGCCAGCGTGACGATTTTGACAACAGATGATTTTGAGCACTATCACTTAGACACTTGGAACGACACTTCTTATATGGAAGACTAA
- the lysS gene encoding lysine--tRNA ligase yields MTTEHMEELNDQQIVRREKMAALREQGIDPFGKRFERTANSGHLKEKYSELDKEQLHDLNETAIIAGRLVTKRGKGKVGFAHLQDREGQIQIYVRKDAVGEENYEIFKKADLGDFLGVEGEIMRTDMGELSIKVTHITHLSKALRPLPEKFHGLSDVETIYRKRYLDLISNRESFERFVTRSKIISEIRRYLDGQGFLEVETPVLHNEAGGAAAKPFITHHNAQNIDMVLRIATELHLKRLIVGGMERVYEIGRIFRNEGMDATHNPEFTSIEVYQAYADFHDIMDLTEGIIQHAAKAVHGDGPIDYQGTEIKINEPFKRVHMVDAIKEITGVDFWQDMTFEEAVALANEKHVPVEKHYTEVGQIINAFFEEFVEETLTQPTFVYGHPVAVSPLAKKNPEDPRFTDRFELFIMTKEYANAFTELNDPIDQLQRFEAQARAKELGDDEATGIDYDYVEALEYGMPPTGGLGIGIDRLVMLLTNVTTIRDVLLFPTMK; encoded by the coding sequence ATGACTACTGAACATATGGAAGAATTGAATGACCAGCAGATTGTCCGTCGTGAGAAAATGGCGGCCCTTCGTGAACAAGGAATCGATCCATTTGGGAAGCGATTCGAACGTACTGCAAATTCAGGTCATTTAAAAGAAAAATATTCAGAATTAGATAAAGAACAACTCCACGACTTGAACGAAACAGCTATTATTGCTGGTCGTCTTGTTACCAAACGTGGAAAAGGAAAGGTTGGCTTTGCCCATCTTCAAGACCGTGAAGGTCAAATTCAGATCTACGTTCGTAAGGATGCTGTTGGAGAAGAAAACTACGAGATCTTCAAAAAAGCAGACCTTGGAGATTTCCTTGGTGTTGAAGGGGAAATCATGCGCACAGACATGGGTGAACTTTCGATTAAAGTAACTCATATCACTCACTTGTCAAAAGCCCTTCGTCCCTTGCCTGAAAAATTCCACGGACTTTCAGACGTTGAAACCATCTATCGCAAACGTTATTTGGATTTGATTTCAAACCGTGAAAGCTTCGAACGCTTTGTAACCCGTTCAAAAATCATCTCTGAAATCCGTCGTTATTTAGATGGTCAAGGATTCCTTGAAGTGGAAACACCAGTGCTTCACAATGAAGCTGGTGGTGCGGCTGCCAAACCATTTATCACTCACCACAATGCACAAAACATTGACATGGTGCTTCGAATCGCGACGGAGCTTCACTTGAAACGTTTGATTGTTGGTGGGATGGAACGCGTTTACGAAATCGGACGGATCTTCCGTAACGAAGGAATGGATGCCACTCACAACCCTGAATTCACTTCGATCGAAGTGTACCAAGCTTACGCTGACTTCCACGATATTATGGACTTAACAGAAGGCATTATCCAACATGCTGCGAAAGCGGTCCATGGTGATGGTCCAATTGACTACCAAGGAACAGAGATCAAAATCAATGAACCATTCAAACGGGTTCATATGGTTGATGCGATTAAAGAAATCACAGGTGTTGACTTCTGGCAAGACATGACCTTTGAAGAAGCTGTAGCACTGGCAAACGAAAAACATGTACCAGTTGAAAAACACTACACAGAAGTGGGACAAATTATCAATGCCTTCTTCGAAGAATTCGTTGAAGAAACTTTGACACAACCAACTTTTGTTTATGGTCACCCAGTAGCAGTGTCACCTTTGGCTAAGAAAAATCCAGAAGACCCACGCTTCACTGACCGTTTCGAACTTTTCATCATGACTAAAGAGTATGCGAATGCCTTTACGGAATTGAATGATCCGATCGATCAATTGCAACGGTTCGAAGCGCAAGCGCGTGCTAAAGAATTGGGAGATGATGAAGCTACAGGCATCGACTATGACTATGTTGAAGCCCTCGAATATGGTATGCCACCAACAGGTGGACTTGGAATTGGTATTGACCGTCTCGTTATGTTGTTGACAAATGTAACAACAATTCGCGACGTCCTTCTCTTCCCAACTATGAAATAA
- a CDS encoding ABC transporter permease, which translates to MQNWKFAISSIMSHKLRSFLTMVGIIIGVASVVVIMALGDGMKAGVTKTFTKDQEYVQISYSPNKSGYVTGINIGPSEDTGEGGGESGPAAEDRGMAAPSDIDGENAEDVDGQVQEAPPVVQESWVKELTKIQGIDGYYVGNTSNATIAFQKKKADGVNIQGVNETYFSVKKVELLSGRKLTPSDYSNFSRVVLLDEGLAQQLFGTENPLNQVVSVGDNNYRVVGIFKDPNAGTALYGASSGGSALMANTQLASEFGTDEIQNIVVHVPDVKQIKTAGIEAAQKLTELSGVRQGEFQIFNLDSILEETNKVVGIMTTVIGAIAGISLLVGGIGVMNIMLVSVTERTREIGLRKALGATRGKILVQFLIESMVLTIIGGLIGLGLAYGVNSLITTLAAASLEGPPIISLNVAIGSIIFSAFVGIIFGILPANKASKLNPIEALRYE; encoded by the coding sequence ATGCAAAATTGGAAATTTGCGATCAGCTCGATTATGAGTCATAAATTACGGTCTTTCTTGACCATGGTAGGGATCATTATTGGGGTTGCTTCTGTCGTTGTCATCATGGCTCTGGGAGATGGTATGAAAGCTGGTGTCACCAAGACTTTTACCAAGGACCAAGAGTATGTACAAATCTCTTATTCTCCCAACAAGAGTGGCTATGTGACAGGAATCAATATTGGCCCTTCTGAAGATACAGGTGAGGGTGGAGGCGAAAGTGGCCCTGCAGCTGAAGATCGAGGGATGGCTGCTCCATCAGATATCGATGGGGAAAATGCTGAAGATGTTGATGGTCAAGTCCAAGAAGCACCACCAGTTGTGCAAGAATCTTGGGTCAAGGAATTAACCAAGATTCAAGGCATCGATGGTTACTATGTTGGCAATACCTCCAATGCAACCATTGCTTTTCAAAAGAAAAAAGCAGACGGTGTGAACATCCAAGGGGTAAATGAGACCTATTTTTCTGTCAAAAAGGTTGAGCTCTTATCTGGACGAAAATTAACCCCTTCAGACTATAGTAATTTCTCACGGGTGGTGCTCCTTGATGAAGGATTGGCCCAACAATTATTTGGAACGGAGAATCCACTGAATCAGGTGGTCTCTGTTGGAGACAACAATTATCGTGTTGTTGGAATTTTCAAGGATCCAAATGCAGGGACAGCCCTCTATGGAGCTTCTTCAGGTGGCAGTGCCTTGATGGCCAATACCCAGCTGGCATCTGAATTTGGAACGGATGAAATTCAAAATATTGTCGTCCATGTGCCGGATGTGAAGCAAATTAAAACCGCTGGGATCGAGGCTGCTCAAAAGCTAACAGAACTTTCAGGTGTTCGCCAAGGAGAATTCCAAATCTTTAATTTGGATAGCATCCTAGAGGAAACCAACAAAGTAGTAGGAATTATGACGACAGTGATCGGTGCCATTGCAGGGATTTCTCTCTTAGTTGGTGGGATTGGAGTCATGAATATCATGTTGGTTTCTGTCACTGAGCGGACGAGAGAAATTGGCCTTCGCAAAGCATTGGGTGCAACTCGGGGTAAGATTCTGGTTCAATTTTTGATTGAGTCTATGGTCTTAACCATCATTGGTGGGCTAATTGGACTTGGCCTTGCTTATGGTGTGAATAGCTTGATTACAACACTCGCAGCAGCCTCCCTAGAAGGACCACCGATTATTTCCTTAAATGTCGCTATCGGCAGTATTATTTTCTCTGCTTTTGTAGGCATTATCTTTGGAATTTTACCAGCGAATAAGGCTTCTAAGTTAAATCCGATCGAAGCACTGCGATATGAATAA
- a CDS encoding ABC transporter ATP-binding protein → MTKLIELKGINKTYKNGDQELRVLKDIDLEVEEGEFVAIMGPSGSGKSTLMNVIGLLDRPTSGEYFLEGQEVGNLSEKKLARVRNEQIGFVFQQFFLLSKLNAFQNVELPLIYAGVHPAKRKELAEQYLEKVELHSRMHHLPSELSGGQKQRVAIARALVNQPAIVLADEPTGALDTKTGEQIMDLLTKLNQEGKTIIMVTHEPEIAAFAHRRIVIRDGVISSDSKLERGT, encoded by the coding sequence ATGACAAAATTGATTGAACTAAAAGGAATCAATAAAACCTATAAAAATGGAGACCAAGAACTTCGTGTCTTAAAAGACATCGATTTAGAAGTCGAAGAGGGCGAGTTTGTGGCCATTATGGGCCCGTCTGGTTCAGGAAAATCAACCTTGATGAACGTCATTGGCCTGCTGGATCGCCCGACCAGTGGAGAGTATTTTCTAGAAGGTCAGGAGGTTGGAAATCTCAGTGAGAAAAAATTAGCGCGTGTTCGAAATGAACAGATCGGTTTTGTCTTTCAACAATTCTTTCTTCTCTCCAAGCTCAATGCTTTTCAAAATGTAGAGCTCCCTCTCATTTATGCAGGAGTTCATCCTGCTAAACGGAAGGAATTAGCTGAGCAATACCTTGAAAAGGTAGAGCTCCATTCTCGCATGCACCATTTGCCTTCAGAGCTCTCAGGAGGTCAAAAACAGCGGGTTGCTATTGCTCGAGCCCTTGTCAATCAGCCAGCCATCGTCTTAGCAGATGAGCCGACTGGAGCCCTAGATACCAAGACGGGGGAGCAAATAATGGACTTGTTAACCAAGCTAAACCAAGAAGGAAAAACCATTATCATGGTTACACACGAGCCAGAAATTGCAGCCTTTGCGCATCGTCGCATCGTCATTCGTGATGGAGTGATCTCCTCAGATAGCAAGCTGGAAAGGGGGACCTAA
- a CDS encoding efflux RND transporter periplasmic adaptor subunit → MKKLKKWQLFTAAGAAIVVIGTGSVMMFSHPSTPDQAITKETPMVQTVKDGSIASSVLLTGKVTANQEQYVYFDGTKGDLQSILVNVGDQVTAGQPIVQYSSTEAQTAYDAAVRAVKKADRQLNDLLTNGVTIDTTGDEEADAKSASQTQRTVDSQASDLRDAKLDAVDNMNKAKALLDATTVKSNTDGTVVEVNKDVSKSTTGTNQTLVHIVSNGNLQVKGELSEYNLANISEGQEVVLTSKVYPDKTWTGKISYVANYPTEAGQAGANAAGGTQGSGGAKYPFTVDITSEIGELKQGFSVNIEVKSSTQHPLVPVTSVMADGDTSYVWTVENGKAKKVKVTLGNADAENQEILSGLKKDAQVIVNPNEKLEDGKEIGKYDKID, encoded by the coding sequence ATGAAGAAATTGAAAAAATGGCAACTATTTACAGCTGCAGGTGCAGCTATTGTGGTGATTGGAACAGGAAGTGTGATGATGTTTTCGCACCCAAGTACACCCGATCAAGCAATCACGAAAGAAACTCCAATGGTGCAAACGGTCAAGGATGGATCGATCGCTTCTTCAGTCTTGTTAACTGGGAAAGTCACTGCCAACCAGGAACAGTATGTCTATTTTGATGGAACCAAAGGGGATTTGCAGTCGATTTTGGTCAATGTAGGAGATCAAGTAACAGCCGGTCAGCCGATTGTTCAGTATAGCAGTACAGAGGCTCAAACCGCTTATGATGCAGCCGTTCGTGCTGTCAAAAAGGCAGATCGTCAGTTAAATGACTTACTGACAAATGGTGTGACCATTGATACGACAGGAGATGAAGAAGCAGATGCCAAATCAGCTTCGCAGACACAACGAACAGTCGATTCCCAAGCTAGTGATTTACGAGATGCCAAGTTGGATGCGGTCGATAATATGAACAAGGCCAAGGCTCTTCTGGATGCGACAACGGTCAAGAGTAACACAGATGGCACTGTGGTCGAAGTTAATAAAGATGTTTCAAAATCGACTACAGGGACCAACCAAACTCTGGTTCACATTGTGAGCAACGGAAATTTACAAGTCAAAGGGGAATTGTCTGAATACAATTTGGCCAATATCTCTGAAGGTCAGGAAGTGGTCCTCACTTCCAAGGTTTATCCGGATAAAACCTGGACAGGAAAGATTTCTTATGTAGCGAACTATCCGACCGAAGCGGGTCAAGCAGGTGCCAATGCAGCAGGTGGAACACAAGGAAGCGGTGGAGCCAAGTACCCATTCACAGTGGATATTACCAGTGAGATTGGGGAACTCAAACAAGGCTTTTCTGTCAATATTGAAGTCAAAAGTTCTACTCAACATCCCCTTGTTCCCGTGACGAGTGTCATGGCTGATGGGGATACGAGTTATGTATGGACGGTCGAAAATGGCAAGGCTAAGAAAGTAAAAGTAACTCTTGGTAACGCCGATGCTGAAAATCAGGAAATCTTGTCAGGCTTGAAGAAAGATGCTCAAGTTATTGTGAATCCTAATGAGAAACTGGAAGATGGAAAAGAGATCGGAAAATATGACAAAATTGATTGA
- the gorA gene encoding glutathione-disulfide reductase, with protein sequence MKEFDIISIGGGSGGIATMNRAGEHGARAAVIEEKQLGGTCVNRGCVPKKIMWYGAQIAEAIRDYGPDYGFTSEQMRFDFETLRKNREAYIDRSRNSYDGSFKRNEVERIEGRARFVDAHTVEVNGETIKAKHIVIATGAHPFIPSVPGAEFGETSDDVFAWEELPTSVAIIGAGYIAVELAGVLHALGVQTDLFVRGDRPLRKFDSYIVDGLMEEMEKQNLPLHKHKVPMKLEKFEDGRVKIYFEDMTSHVADHVIWATGRKPNVQDLNLEAAGVTLNEKGFIAVDEYQNTVIPGIYALGDVTGEKELTPVAIKAGRTLSERLFNGKVNAKMDYTNIPTVVFSHPAIGTVGLTEEEAQQTYGKENIKVYTSQFASMYTAVTQHRQQAKFKLITAGPEERVVGLHGLGYGVDEMIQGFAVAIKMGATKADFDATVAIHPTGSEEFVTMR encoded by the coding sequence ATGAAAGAATTTGATATTATTTCAATCGGTGGAGGTAGTGGAGGAATCGCTACAATGAACCGGGCTGGGGAGCACGGAGCGCGGGCTGCCGTCATTGAAGAAAAACAATTGGGTGGCACCTGTGTCAACAGAGGATGTGTGCCTAAAAAGATTATGTGGTATGGTGCACAAATTGCAGAAGCTATTCGCGATTATGGACCAGACTATGGATTTACTTCTGAACAAATGAGATTTGATTTTGAAACCTTAAGAAAGAATCGCGAAGCCTATATTGATCGTTCTCGCAATTCCTATGATGGCAGTTTCAAACGCAATGAGGTTGAACGAATTGAAGGACGTGCCCGTTTTGTAGATGCTCATACGGTTGAGGTCAATGGGGAAACCATTAAGGCCAAGCATATCGTAATTGCTACCGGTGCCCATCCTTTTATTCCTTCTGTTCCTGGAGCTGAATTTGGCGAAACGTCTGATGATGTCTTTGCTTGGGAAGAACTTCCTACATCTGTTGCCATTATTGGAGCTGGCTACATTGCAGTGGAACTAGCCGGTGTGCTCCATGCCCTAGGTGTTCAGACCGATCTCTTCGTTCGCGGTGATCGTCCCTTAAGAAAGTTTGATTCCTACATTGTCGATGGCTTAATGGAAGAAATGGAAAAACAAAACCTTCCGCTTCACAAACATAAGGTTCCCATGAAGCTTGAAAAATTTGAAGACGGTCGTGTGAAGATTTATTTTGAGGATATGACCAGCCACGTGGCAGATCATGTTATCTGGGCAACAGGGCGAAAACCAAACGTCCAGGATCTCAATCTAGAAGCTGCAGGCGTCACCTTAAATGAAAAAGGATTCATTGCAGTGGATGAATACCAGAATACAGTTATTCCAGGAATCTATGCTCTTGGGGATGTTACAGGAGAAAAAGAATTAACTCCTGTCGCTATTAAAGCTGGACGTACTCTTTCTGAACGACTATTCAATGGAAAAGTCAATGCCAAAATGGATTATACAAACATCCCAACCGTTGTCTTTTCTCACCCCGCTATCGGTACCGTTGGCTTAACAGAGGAAGAAGCCCAGCAAACTTATGGAAAAGAGAATATTAAAGTCTATACTTCTCAATTTGCTTCCATGTACACTGCTGTAACCCAACATCGCCAGCAAGCAAAATTCAAACTCATCACTGCTGGTCCCGAAGAAAGGGTCGTTGGCCTTCATGGTCTTGGATACGGAGTCGATGAAATGATCCAAGGATTTGCAGTTGCTATCAAGATGGGAGCGACAAAAGCCGATTTCGATGCAACTGTCGCCATTCACCCAACCGGATCCGAAGAATTTGTGACAATGAGATAA
- a CDS encoding cyclase family protein, whose translation MSDLLSIYKELQAKKWVDLSHQINAESPHFPALPALQQEDLFTLKDGFHVQKFTVVGQYGTHIDAPIHFVEGGRWLDEIDLKDLLLPLYVIDKSKEVAANPNFILSKQDILDFEAEHGQIVEGAFVAFRSDWSKRWPDQDAMRNLDENGVQQSPGWSREALEFLIHERHVKAVGHETFDTDAGIPAAEHGLVNEYYLLEQNIYQVEVLNQLDQVPAVGALISIAFPHWDKATGSPVRAIAILP comes from the coding sequence ATGTCAGATTTACTAAGTATTTATAAAGAATTGCAAGCTAAAAAATGGGTGGACTTGAGTCACCAAATCAATGCGGAAAGTCCACACTTCCCAGCCCTTCCTGCCTTGCAACAAGAAGATCTTTTCACATTAAAAGATGGTTTCCATGTTCAAAAATTTACAGTGGTTGGTCAATACGGAACGCATATCGATGCACCGATTCACTTTGTAGAAGGTGGTCGTTGGTTGGATGAGATTGACCTCAAAGATCTCCTCTTGCCACTTTATGTTATCGACAAGTCTAAAGAAGTTGCAGCCAATCCAAACTTTATCTTGAGCAAACAAGATATCTTAGACTTTGAGGCAGAGCATGGACAAATTGTTGAGGGTGCTTTTGTTGCCTTCCGTAGTGATTGGTCAAAACGTTGGCCAGATCAAGATGCTATGCGTAACCTAGACGAAAATGGGGTTCAACAAAGTCCAGGATGGAGCCGTGAAGCCTTGGAATTCTTGATTCATGAACGCCATGTCAAGGCTGTGGGCCATGAAACCTTTGACACCGATGCAGGTATTCCAGCAGCAGAGCATGGCTTGGTCAATGAATACTACCTTTTGGAACAAAATATCTACCAAGTAGAAGTCTTGAACCAATTGGACCAAGTTCCAGCTGTAGGTGCTTTGATTTCGATTGCTTTCCCTCACTGGGACAAGGCAACTGGTTCACCTGTTCGTGCCATTGCCATCTTACCATAA
- a CDS encoding 5-methyltetrahydropteroyltriglutamate--homocysteine S-methyltransferase, translating into MTHTHAPYRVDHVGSFLRPATLVQAREDFAAGKISQADLTKVEDQAIRDLVEKEIAAGLKSVTDGEFRRAYWHLDFFWGFGGIDHVQAAQGYQFHDETTKADSALVVGKITGANHPFVEHYKFLRDLVADVDGVEAKYTIPAPAQFYFELIRDAEHVEQLNTIYPDFAAVREDIKQAYLQVIQDLYDAGLRTLQVDDCTWGVLVDDNFLTAWGAAQGKSKDEVRRELADLFLTFNNDVYQHVPAGLTVNTHVCRGNFHSTWASSGGYAPIAKELLGEEAVNAYFLEFDTDRAGGFEPLAEVTPGKGVVLGLLTSKSGQLENKDEVIARIKEASQYVPLENLYLSTQCGFASTEEGNILTEEDQWKKIGLIKEIVAEVWGE; encoded by the coding sequence TTGACACATACACATGCACCTTATCGCGTAGACCATGTTGGTTCATTCCTTCGTCCAGCCACTTTGGTTCAGGCTCGTGAAGATTTCGCAGCTGGAAAAATCAGTCAGGCTGACTTAACAAAAGTAGAAGATCAGGCGATTCGTGACCTTGTTGAAAAAGAAATTGCTGCTGGTCTGAAGTCAGTAACAGATGGAGAATTCCGCCGTGCTTATTGGCATTTGGATTTCTTCTGGGGCTTTGGTGGCATTGATCACGTCCAAGCCGCTCAAGGCTATCAATTCCATGATGAAACAACCAAGGCGGACTCAGCACTTGTCGTTGGAAAAATCACAGGAGCCAATCATCCATTTGTAGAGCATTACAAGTTCTTGCGGGATCTTGTAGCAGATGTAGATGGTGTAGAGGCTAAATATACCATTCCAGCACCTGCGCAATTCTATTTTGAATTGATCCGTGATGCCGAACATGTAGAACAATTGAATACCATCTATCCTGATTTTGCGGCTGTTCGTGAAGACATCAAGCAAGCCTATCTTCAAGTGATTCAAGATTTGTATGACGCTGGACTTAGGACCCTTCAAGTGGATGACTGTACTTGGGGTGTCTTGGTAGACGATAATTTCTTGACGGCTTGGGGAGCAGCTCAAGGCAAGTCAAAAGATGAGGTTCGCCGAGAACTCGCTGATCTCTTCTTGACCTTTAACAACGATGTCTACCAACATGTTCCAGCTGGTTTGACCGTCAATACGCACGTTTGTCGTGGGAACTTCCATTCCACTTGGGCTTCATCAGGTGGTTATGCTCCGATTGCCAAAGAACTCCTTGGAGAAGAAGCCGTCAATGCTTACTTCCTAGAGTTTGATACTGATCGGGCTGGTGGTTTTGAACCACTTGCAGAAGTAACCCCTGGTAAAGGAGTGGTATTAGGCCTCTTGACATCTAAGAGTGGTCAATTGGAGAACAAGGACGAAGTGATTGCTCGTATTAAAGAAGCGAGTCAGTATGTTCCGTTGGAAAATCTTTACCTATCTACTCAGTGTGGCTTTGCTTCGACAGAAGAAGGAAACATTTTGACAGAAGAAGACCAATGGAAAAAAATCGGTTTGATTAAAGAAATTGTCGCTGAAGTTTGGGGCGAATAA
- a CDS encoding YdbC family protein — MAEFSFQIEEHLLVLSENDKGWTKELNRVSFNGAPAKYDIRTWSPDHTKMGKGITLTNEEFQVMLNAFKN, encoded by the coding sequence ATGGCAGAATTTTCATTCCAAATCGAAGAACATTTGCTGGTCTTGTCAGAAAATGACAAGGGTTGGACCAAAGAATTGAACCGTGTGAGTTTTAACGGTGCTCCTGCTAAGTATGATATCCGGACCTGGAGTCCCGACCATACAAAGATGGGAAAAGGTATTACACTCACGAACGAAGAGTTCCAAGTCATGCTCAATGCATTTAAAAATTAA
- a CDS encoding winged helix-turn-helix transcriptional regulator, translating into METCKKQSLKKSICPARRVLNLLKGKFTLEILSEIIDGNIHYSSLLRSVEGINPRILAQRLHDFEQEGILSRKVLPTSPPQVEYKMTKKGIALRSIVEEMKKWEHTYGD; encoded by the coding sequence ATGGAGACTTGCAAGAAGCAATCTTTGAAAAAATCAATTTGTCCAGCAAGAAGGGTTTTGAATTTACTAAAAGGTAAATTTACTCTTGAGATCTTATCTGAAATTATTGATGGTAATATACATTATAGTAGTCTTTTGCGTAGTGTAGAAGGTATTAATCCTAGAATATTAGCTCAACGATTACATGATTTTGAGCAAGAAGGTATTTTATCAAGAAAAGTTTTACCGACATCGCCTCCACAGGTTGAATATAAAATGACAAAAAAAGGTATTGCTCTAAGAAGTATCGTTGAAGAAATGAAAAAATGGGAGCATACTTATGGTGATTAG
- a CDS encoding 3-hydroxyacyl-ACP dehydratase — translation MDITTKFDRIKDILGCADGRYFGTGYTQVKYFQKVKYIAFD, via the coding sequence ATGGATATTACAACTAAGTTTGACCGTATCAAAGATATTCTCGGTTGCGCTGATGGAAGATACTTTGGCACTGGATATACTCAAGTAAAATATTTTCAGAAAGTTAAATATATTGCTTTTGATTGA